One region of Triticum aestivum cultivar Chinese Spring chromosome 6B, IWGSC CS RefSeq v2.1, whole genome shotgun sequence genomic DNA includes:
- the LOC123135039 gene encoding probable glutathione S-transferase GSTU6 isoform X1, whose amino-acid sequence MALPGLALPNSQIVLSAACTGPHVTVGRPSRARFVYSLTSVNRKLIVSSSSINNPYTTAGGMVCTQQVAAGEDEHELKLLGTWRGPFAMRVRLALNFKGLSYEYQEEDLANKSDLLLVSNPVNKKVPVLIHNGMPICESLAILEYIDEVYHGIGPSLLPAHPYQRARARFWATYIDNKLVAPWWKMFVGKTDKEKDEGTKQTLAAVDMLERALRECSKGKPFFGGDNVGYVDVVLGGMVARMQGTEALCGVELLHATKTPLLLAWMERFGEMEPAKVVLPKVDRLVEFAKMKRAQRALI is encoded by the exons ATGGCGCTCCCTGGGCTTGCTTTGCCTAATTCTCAGATCGTCCTGTCGGCAGCATGCACGGGTCCGCATGTAACAGTCGGACGACCTTCAAGGGCACGCTTCGTGTATTCCTTGACGTCGGTGAACCGTAAGCTCATCGTAAGCTCGTCCTCTATCAATAATCCCTACACGACAGCTGGCGGCATGGTATGTACG CAACAAGTGGCGGCAGGGGAAGACGAGCATGAGCTAAAGCTCCTAGGGACATGGAGGGGCCCTTTCGCGATGCGAGTGAGGCTGGCGCTCAACTTCAAGGGCCTGAGCTACGAGTACCAGGAAGAGGACCTTGCAAATAAGAGTGACCTTCTCCTCGTGTCAAACCCGGTGAACAAGAAGGTGCCCGTGCTCATCCACAATGGTATGCCCATATGCGAGTCACTCGCTATCTTGGAGTACATCGATGAGGTCTACCATGGGATAGgaccctctctcctccccgcccaCCCCTACCAACGCGCTAGGGCTCGATTCTGGGCCACCTACATTGACAACAAG CTAGTCGCGCCATGGTGGAAGATGTTTGTGGGCAAGACAGACAAGGAGAAAGATGAAGGGACAAAGCAAACGCTAGCGGCGGTGGATATGCTAGAGAGGGCCTTGAGGGAATGCTCCAAGGGGAAGCCGTTCTTTGGAGGAGACAACGTCGGATATGTTGATGTTGTGTTGGGTGGTATGGTTGCAAGGATGCAAGGAACCGAGGCGCTTTGTGGTGTGGAGCTTCTACACGCCACCAAGACTCCGCTTCTGCTGGCATGGATGGAGCGCTTTGGCGAAATGGAACCCGCCAAGGTGGTTCTGCCAAAAGTCGATAGGCTGGTTGAGTTTGCAAAGATGAAACGTGCCCAAAGGGCTCTAATCTAA
- the LOC123135039 gene encoding probable glutathione S-transferase GSTU6 isoform X2, with amino-acid sequence MALPGLALPNSQIVLSAACTGPHVTVGRPSRARFVYSLTSVNRKLIVSSSSINNPYTTAGGMQQVAAGEDEHELKLLGTWRGPFAMRVRLALNFKGLSYEYQEEDLANKSDLLLVSNPVNKKVPVLIHNGMPICESLAILEYIDEVYHGIGPSLLPAHPYQRARARFWATYIDNKLVAPWWKMFVGKTDKEKDEGTKQTLAAVDMLERALRECSKGKPFFGGDNVGYVDVVLGGMVARMQGTEALCGVELLHATKTPLLLAWMERFGEMEPAKVVLPKVDRLVEFAKMKRAQRALI; translated from the exons ATGGCGCTCCCTGGGCTTGCTTTGCCTAATTCTCAGATCGTCCTGTCGGCAGCATGCACGGGTCCGCATGTAACAGTCGGACGACCTTCAAGGGCACGCTTCGTGTATTCCTTGACGTCGGTGAACCGTAAGCTCATCGTAAGCTCGTCCTCTATCAATAATCCCTACACGACAGCTGGCGGCATG CAACAAGTGGCGGCAGGGGAAGACGAGCATGAGCTAAAGCTCCTAGGGACATGGAGGGGCCCTTTCGCGATGCGAGTGAGGCTGGCGCTCAACTTCAAGGGCCTGAGCTACGAGTACCAGGAAGAGGACCTTGCAAATAAGAGTGACCTTCTCCTCGTGTCAAACCCGGTGAACAAGAAGGTGCCCGTGCTCATCCACAATGGTATGCCCATATGCGAGTCACTCGCTATCTTGGAGTACATCGATGAGGTCTACCATGGGATAGgaccctctctcctccccgcccaCCCCTACCAACGCGCTAGGGCTCGATTCTGGGCCACCTACATTGACAACAAG CTAGTCGCGCCATGGTGGAAGATGTTTGTGGGCAAGACAGACAAGGAGAAAGATGAAGGGACAAAGCAAACGCTAGCGGCGGTGGATATGCTAGAGAGGGCCTTGAGGGAATGCTCCAAGGGGAAGCCGTTCTTTGGAGGAGACAACGTCGGATATGTTGATGTTGTGTTGGGTGGTATGGTTGCAAGGATGCAAGGAACCGAGGCGCTTTGTGGTGTGGAGCTTCTACACGCCACCAAGACTCCGCTTCTGCTGGCATGGATGGAGCGCTTTGGCGAAATGGAACCCGCCAAGGTGGTTCTGCCAAAAGTCGATAGGCTGGTTGAGTTTGCAAAGATGAAACGTGCCCAAAGGGCTCTAATCTAA
- the LOC123139845 gene encoding probable carboxylesterase 15, with product MSTIPSSPASAVSGSAPPPPPDVVEDCMGIVQLLSDGTVRRSLDYSHLPMLRHVPSDLPVQWKDVVYDAGNGLRLRMYRPTTAGRAEKKHPKLPVLVYFHGGGFCIGSFEWPNFHAGALRLAGELPALVLSADYRLAPEHRLPAAHRDAETVLSWLRDQAAAGTDAWLAECADFGRVFVCGDSAGGNMVHHVAARLGSGALALGDRVRVVGCVILWPYFGGEERTAAEAEAEAMAPSSEFDPGKNFDQMWRLALPDGATRDHPAANPFGPESAPLDDVRFPPVLVAKAGRDRMRDRVAEYVARLRAMGKPVELAEFEGQGQGFFVFAPFGDASDELVRVVRQFMCTCTATSHG from the coding sequence ATGTCGACTATACCGTCCTCGCCCGCGTCCGCTGTCTCGGgttcggcgccgccgccgccgccggatgtgGTGGAGGACTGCATGGGCATCGTGCAGCTCCTGAGCGACGGCACCGTGAGGCGCAGCCTGGACTACTCCCACCTGCCGATGCTGAGACACGTCCCCTCCGACCTGCCCGTCCAGTGGAAAGACGTGGTGTACGACGCCGGCAACGGCCTCCGCCTCCGGATGTACAGGCCAACCACCGCCGGCCGCGCAGAGAAGAAGCACCCGAAGCTCCCGGTGCTCGTCTACTTCCACGGCGGAGGCTTCTGCATCGGCAGCTTCGAGTGGCCCAACTTCCACGCGGGCGCGCTCCGGCTGGCCGGCGAGCTCCCGGCGCTCGTGCTCTCCGCCGACTACCGGCTCGCCCCGGAGCACCGCCTCCCCGCCGCGCACCGGGACGCCGAGACCGTCCTCTCGTGGCTCCGCGACCAGGCGGCCGCCGGCACCGACGCCTGGCTCGCCGAGTGCGCCGACTTCGGCCGGGTGTTCGTCTGCGGCGACTCCGCAGGCGGCAACATGGTGCACCACGTCGCCGCCCGCCTCGGCTCGGGCGCCCTCGCGCTCGGTGACCGGGTGCGGGTCGTCGGGTGCGTGATACTCTGGCCCTACTTCGGTGGCGAGGAGAGGAcggcggccgaggccgaggccgaggccatGGCGCCGTCGTCCGAGTTCGACCCTGGGAAGAACTTCGACCAGATGTGGCGGCTGGCTTTGCCGGACGGAGCGACCAGGGACCACCCGGCGGCGAACCCGTTCGGGCCGGAGAGCGCCCCGCTCGATGACGTGCGGTTCCCTCCGGTGCTGGTTGCCAAGGCCGGCCGTGACCGGATGCGCGACCGGGTGGCTGAGTACGTGGCGAGGCTCCGGGCCATGGGGAAGCCCGTCGAGCTCGCCGAGTTCGAGGGCCAGGGCCAGGGCTTCTTCGTGTTCGCCCCCTTCGGTGATGCCTCAGACGAGCTGGTCCGAGTGGTCAGGCAATTCATGTGTACGTGTACGGCGACCAGCCACGGGTGA